From a region of the Pirellulales bacterium genome:
- a CDS encoding S41 family peptidase, whose translation MHRRVPFALCALLLSLVSALSAPSLAVAQISIVTPPAANVPAGGSPAPELERGQTLEGERRWGEALTFYEEQLRKFPHDPALEQRLELSRMHYELGRRYNDPSYKRAIKTMPERDALDLYGEVLLKIQSHYVEAPNWKQLIDHSTRAFQVALADPVFVENSLPRLPQAQIDRFRREVDERVASWQITNRHQARDAVVYIARLGRERLGLSNTVTILEYTCGATSGLDAYSTFLTADQLNEVYSQIEGNFVGLGVELKASDRALLILKVITGSPAEKAGIRAGDRIVAVDGQSTSELSTDQAANLLQGKEGTFVEVTLQATDATSRKLRIRREQIEAPSVDGGRIVDESAGVAYLKMHQFQKTTVRELDAELWRLHKLGMKSLILDLRNNPGGLLAVSVEVVDKFVEGGIIVSTRGRGPQEDYKYTAHADGTWRMPLIVMIDGDSASASEIVAGAIRDHRRGLIVGSTSYGKWSVQGIFPLNQGNSGLRLTTAKFYSPLDHSYSGIGVRPDVEVQQVAKPVVDANDHAGLVDDGSDAPLEAAVRLSRDQLAGKYNRLPADASRQ comes from the coding sequence ATGCACCGTAGGGTTCCGTTTGCGCTTTGCGCCCTCTTGCTCTCGCTGGTCTCGGCGTTGTCTGCGCCGTCGCTAGCGGTGGCTCAGATTTCGATCGTCACCCCTCCCGCCGCCAACGTTCCGGCCGGCGGCAGTCCCGCGCCAGAACTCGAACGCGGACAGACTCTCGAAGGGGAACGACGCTGGGGCGAGGCTCTGACGTTTTACGAAGAGCAGCTGCGCAAATTTCCCCACGATCCGGCGCTCGAGCAACGGCTCGAGCTGTCCCGCATGCACTACGAGTTGGGACGTCGCTACAACGACCCCAGCTACAAGCGGGCCATCAAGACCATGCCCGAGCGTGACGCGCTGGATTTGTACGGCGAAGTGCTGTTGAAGATCCAGTCGCACTACGTCGAAGCCCCGAACTGGAAACAACTGATCGACCATAGCACGCGTGCCTTCCAGGTGGCGCTGGCCGATCCAGTGTTCGTAGAGAACTCACTCCCGCGCTTGCCGCAGGCCCAGATCGACCGCTTCCGCCGCGAGGTCGACGAGCGCGTGGCCAGCTGGCAGATTACGAATCGTCATCAGGCTCGTGATGCCGTCGTATATATTGCCCGCCTAGGACGCGAACGTCTTGGGTTGAGCAACACCGTCACGATTCTGGAATACACCTGCGGTGCGACCAGCGGCCTGGATGCCTACTCGACGTTTCTCACAGCCGACCAGCTTAACGAAGTCTATTCGCAGATCGAAGGCAACTTTGTTGGTCTCGGTGTCGAGCTCAAGGCCAGTGATCGTGCTCTGCTGATCCTCAAAGTGATCACCGGCAGCCCAGCCGAAAAGGCGGGCATTCGTGCCGGCGATCGCATCGTGGCTGTTGACGGCCAGTCGACTTCGGAGCTGTCCACCGACCAGGCAGCGAACCTGTTGCAGGGCAAAGAGGGGACTTTTGTCGAGGTCACTTTGCAGGCCACGGACGCGACCTCTCGCAAGTTGCGCATTCGCCGCGAGCAGATCGAAGCTCCTAGTGTCGACGGCGGCCGCATCGTCGACGAGAGCGCCGGTGTCGCCTACCTGAAGATGCACCAGTTCCAGAAGACGACTGTTCGCGAGCTGGACGCCGAACTGTGGCGCCTGCACAAGCTCGGCATGAAGAGCCTGATCCTGGACCTGCGCAACAATCCCGGTGGCCTGCTAGCGGTAAGCGTCGAAGTCGTCGACAAGTTCGTCGAGGGAGGCATCATCGTCTCCACTCGCGGTCGCGGCCCGCAAGAAGACTACAAGTACACGGCTCATGCCGATGGCACGTGGCGGATGCCGCTGATCGTGATGATCGACGGTGACAGCGCCAGTGCCAGCGAAATCGTGGCCGGTGCTATTCGGGATCACCGCCGTGGTCTCATCGTCGGCAGCACCAGTTACGGTAAGTGGTCCGTGCAAGGAATCTTCCCCTTGAACCAGGGCAACTCCGGGCTGCGGCTGACCACGGCCAAGTTCTATTCACCGCTGGATCATTCTTACAGCGGAATCGGCGTGCGTCCGGATGTGGAAGTGCAGCAAGTTGCCAAGCCCGTCGTCGATGCCAACGACCACGCCGGCCTGGTGGACGACGGCAGCGACGCTCCGCTGGAAGCCGCCGTTCGTCTGTCACGCGATCAGCTGGCCGGCAAGTACAATCGCCTGCCAGCCGATGCCAGCCGCCAGTAA
- a CDS encoding SDR family oxidoreductase: MSAEFQDRVALVTGGSRGIGRATALRLASEGADVAISYGSRVADAKQTVAEIRQLGRKAIAEPCNAAQPADVARLVARTRSQLGPISFLAHCGAISNIADHNQLTYDTWREMIDVNLNGAYLAVFAVKDEMIERGFGRIVTVSSIAALLPRQMQIHYSASKAGVMALTRCCAEAFAPHNVRVNCVVPGLVDTEMADVLPPERKAEVIAATPLQRIGKPEELAALIRFLLSDESSYMTGQSIVASGGRLMMA, encoded by the coding sequence ATGTCGGCGGAATTTCAAGATCGCGTGGCGCTGGTCACAGGCGGCTCGCGTGGCATCGGCCGGGCCACGGCACTACGCCTGGCGAGTGAAGGGGCCGATGTGGCGATCAGCTATGGCTCGCGCGTTGCCGACGCTAAGCAGACCGTGGCCGAGATCCGCCAGCTAGGGCGGAAGGCGATCGCCGAACCGTGCAACGCCGCGCAGCCGGCCGACGTAGCGCGGCTGGTCGCGCGCACGCGCAGCCAGCTGGGGCCGATTTCGTTTCTCGCCCATTGCGGCGCCATTAGCAACATCGCCGACCATAACCAGCTGACCTATGACACCTGGCGAGAAATGATCGACGTGAACCTGAACGGAGCCTATCTGGCAGTATTCGCCGTCAAGGACGAAATGATCGAACGCGGTTTCGGCCGGATCGTCACCGTCTCGTCGATCGCTGCGCTGTTGCCGCGACAGATGCAGATCCACTACTCGGCCTCGAAGGCGGGCGTGATGGCCCTGACGCGTTGTTGTGCCGAGGCCTTCGCCCCGCACAACGTGCGCGTCAATTGCGTCGTGCCCGGCCTGGTAGACACCGAGATGGCCGACGTGCTACCGCCAGAGCGCAAGGCCGAAGTGATCGCCGCCACACCCTTGCAGCGGATTGGCAAACCCGAGGAGCTGGCCGCGCTGATTCGCTTTTTGCTGAGCGACGAATCGAGCTATATGACAGGGCAAAGCATCGTCGCCTCGGGCGGAAGGCTGATGATGGCGTGA